In a genomic window of Polycladomyces abyssicola:
- a CDS encoding glutamate-1-semialdehyde 2,1-aminomutase, translating to MKRERSEQLYKQALDVIVGGVNSPSRSFRAVGGGAPVFMKRAKGAYFWDEDGNRYIDYLGAFGPIILGHAHPAVTEAIVQTAADGTLYGTPTEKEIRFARMLREAIPSCEQIRFVNSGTEAVMTTIRLARAYTGRDKILKFAGCYHGHSDLVLVAAGSGPSTLGIPDSAGIPQSIAQEVITIPFNNLDALREALDRWGDQIAAVLVEPLVGNFGIVPPQPGFLEKVNEWVHQAGGLVIYDEVITAFRFHYGGIQTMYGVEPDLTALGKIIGGGLPIGAYGGRREIMEKVAPMGPMYQAGTMAGNPLSMAAGIACLEVLSRPGVYERLDEMGKRLADGIGELARNYGIPVQINRQGGAFAVYFTEEPVIDYEGAQRADSEMFARFFRLMLDEGIYLAPSKYEAWFLTLAHSDEDISDTLQAVDHAFKQMKKS from the coding sequence CTGAAACGGGAACGTTCCGAACAATTGTATAAACAAGCGCTGGACGTCATCGTGGGTGGAGTCAACAGCCCATCCCGTTCCTTCCGCGCGGTGGGCGGCGGCGCCCCCGTGTTCATGAAACGGGCAAAAGGCGCTTATTTTTGGGATGAAGACGGCAATCGGTACATCGATTACTTGGGTGCATTTGGCCCCATTATCCTCGGTCACGCTCATCCCGCTGTCACGGAGGCCATCGTGCAAACGGCCGCAGATGGGACTTTATACGGGACACCGACGGAAAAAGAAATCCGTTTCGCCCGCATGTTGCGCGAAGCCATTCCATCTTGCGAACAAATCCGCTTTGTCAACAGCGGAACCGAAGCGGTGATGACCACCATTCGTCTTGCCAGGGCGTATACCGGAAGGGATAAAATATTAAAGTTCGCCGGATGCTATCACGGTCATTCCGACCTGGTCCTGGTCGCTGCCGGATCCGGGCCGTCTACGCTCGGCATCCCGGACAGTGCAGGAATTCCGCAAAGCATTGCACAGGAAGTGATCACGATTCCCTTCAACAACCTGGATGCCCTGAGAGAAGCATTGGATCGCTGGGGTGACCAGATTGCAGCCGTACTCGTCGAACCGCTGGTGGGGAATTTCGGCATCGTCCCTCCGCAACCGGGCTTTTTGGAAAAGGTAAACGAGTGGGTGCATCAAGCCGGCGGTCTGGTCATCTACGACGAAGTGATCACTGCCTTCCGCTTCCATTACGGTGGCATTCAAACGATGTACGGGGTGGAGCCCGACTTGACCGCCTTGGGCAAAATCATCGGAGGGGGATTGCCGATCGGTGCTTATGGCGGCAGACGGGAAATCATGGAGAAAGTGGCGCCGATGGGACCGATGTACCAAGCCGGAACGATGGCAGGCAACCCTTTGTCAATGGCAGCCGGAATCGCTTGCTTGGAAGTGTTGTCCCGCCCAGGCGTCTACGAACGCTTGGATGAGATGGGCAAACGGTTGGCCGACGGGATCGGAGAATTGGCACGTAATTACGGGATACCGGTACAAATCAATCGGCAAGGTGGCGCATTTGCGGTCTATTTCACGGAAGAACCCGTTATCGATTACGAAGGGGCGCAACGCGCAGACAGTGAAATGTTCGCCCGCTTTTTCCGCCTGATGCTGGACGAAGGCATCTACCTGGCACCATCCAAATATGAGGCTTGGTTCCTGACCCTGGCACACTCCGATGAAGATATATCCGATACGCTTCAAGCTGTGGATCACGCCTTTAAACAAATGAAGAAGTCTTGA
- a CDS encoding globin, with product MHSIESTYEKIGGDRTVRRIVEAFYPRVQQHPLLKPLFPEDLEPVKEKQYRFLTQFLGGPPLYTSIHGHPMLRARHLRFPITPQRAQAWLQCMAEALDEVGVTGEARDEMWNRLVIAAHHMVNTPDEAGD from the coding sequence TTGCATTCCATTGAGTCCACTTACGAAAAGATCGGCGGGGACCGAACAGTTCGACGCATCGTCGAAGCTTTTTATCCACGCGTACAACAACATCCACTTTTGAAACCGTTGTTTCCGGAAGATCTGGAGCCGGTCAAGGAAAAGCAGTACCGCTTCCTCACCCAATTTCTCGGTGGACCGCCATTATACACATCCATACACGGTCACCCGATGTTGCGCGCCCGACACTTGCGCTTTCCGATCACACCACAACGAGCGCAAGCGTGGCTGCAATGCATGGCCGAAGCGTTGGATGAAGTCGGCGTGACCGGCGAAGCGCGTGATGAGATGTGGAACCGGTTGGTGATCGCCGCCCACCACATGGTAAACACACCGGATGAAGCCGGGGATTGA
- a CDS encoding glutamate synthase-related protein: MRKVNADIGRFQNLLSEEHDSCGIVAIIEKNGKPTHANLLDTIDALIKMEHRSGFINGEGDGCGILTDIPRALWAQKLTQAGYPSEWGYEETFAVAHLFVPKRGDITLSSLQDRIRRILKDNGLRILVEAIDAVNSQVLGKNGRADEPHFWQIALRAESAERLPARLFDLVIQLERDFPLQVASFSNRTVVYKVMGAANLLPKYFHDLGKAEFQTVATIGHNRYSTNTLSNFFRVQPFSLLGHNGEINTVRKLGDEAQMIGVPLAEGGSDSQDLNRVMETLIHRYDFSLLEAIEMVFPPIINEIHQLPTELQDLYTYYRQAWGPFAQGPAGIVSRYGDECAFRVDALGLRPLWMLESERCLYFSSEQGIIPVDRMVSEPKPLAPGETVGVRLAPTVTFIPNHELQQIVLERAKQRADFQEYRQYLSQLPHSSATPQETQPATDQAYAAFGWDREQIQLVEQMADTGSDPIRSLGHDGPLAALSKSRQNIPDYIKESVAVVTNPAIDREREMEHFSTRVVLGRRPLLNKKETNTSLRVELPSPVLVEGNDGVELQSSHGTLSYESLVQSFEEKGLTERLSLSYPRGSSIKERLEQLAEQALKAVQSGKSLLILDDAGCHQEDRLFLDPHLAVSKVDQALKAAPWPKDGQNWRRECSIVLRSAALRSLHDIAIAVGLGADAVNPYLMFATIVGKENKSAANLFEAINKGLEKIISTIGIHELRGYARLFSSIGLHPEIADVLNIVNYCGSERAGTSWSDLEKDAEARYEDYASNKAKPAKTFHLWPRVWKSIGQVASGAISYREFAEKLEDLEKQNPISLRHVADLDLDQATPVDPDEVDISVGDHDLPLVISSMSFGSQHETAFRAYAEAAERLNMVSLNGEGGEIKDMLGKYPRTRGHQIASGRFGVNVELVNSALLLEIKIGQGAKPGEGGHLPGVKVSEKVAAARNASPGVDLISPSNNHDIYSIEDLAQIITELKTANKFAKVIVKVPIVPNIGTIAVGIAKAGADIITLSGFDGGTGAARVHALQHVGLPAEIGVKAAHNALVEAGIRDQVELWADGGLKSGLDVIKMMLLGANRIGFGTLAMLAIGCTTCRGCHLDTCHVGIATQIESMEEAEEKGLRRFVPRVYEDSVESLVRLFSAFGEEIRSLTAKLGFTRTQDLVGRSDLLKQVRELERVDLSDLLRPIAIDWRQPAASEIAVTSQSDDFKVAVGAEAESILADRITFERPVSESYEGINSTDRVMGSRISGARVRNRLDGSYAQLPEVSLTFRHGSIPGNGLAAFNAEGIRMVVHGGAQDGVGKTAFGGRVSILKSPGANGLMINGSVGKSFCYGAQKGLFIVQGNADSRAGIRLSGADVIIGGEPSEPIRDDLGMIAARANIKGFAFEYMTNGRAVVMGDPGPWICAGMTGGRVYLRLIPELGLDQQALQRRIAKGAKVSLQPLDDQGERDIRELLGYYREELERSGQQAEAEKVARLVENPRASFMQVIPHKVQADPSISTE, from the coding sequence ATGAGAAAAGTCAACGCTGACATCGGTCGATTTCAAAATTTGCTGTCGGAAGAGCACGATAGTTGCGGAATTGTCGCTATCATCGAAAAAAACGGCAAACCGACACATGCTAACTTGTTGGACACCATTGATGCGCTGATCAAAATGGAACACCGTTCCGGTTTCATCAACGGTGAAGGGGACGGTTGCGGTATATTGACCGACATCCCTCGGGCGTTATGGGCCCAAAAACTGACCCAAGCCGGTTATCCATCGGAATGGGGATATGAAGAGACATTTGCCGTCGCCCACCTGTTTGTACCCAAACGTGGCGACATAACGCTCTCTTCCCTGCAGGATCGTATCCGCAGGATCCTGAAAGACAATGGGTTACGCATCCTCGTAGAGGCGATTGATGCCGTCAACAGCCAAGTACTAGGAAAAAATGGCCGTGCCGACGAACCACATTTCTGGCAGATCGCCTTGCGTGCGGAATCGGCGGAGCGGTTACCGGCCCGTCTGTTTGACCTGGTCATCCAGTTGGAACGGGATTTCCCCCTTCAAGTCGCTTCGTTCAGCAATCGCACCGTTGTATACAAAGTAATGGGAGCGGCCAACTTGTTGCCGAAGTATTTCCACGACCTCGGCAAAGCGGAATTTCAAACGGTGGCCACAATCGGACACAACCGTTACTCCACCAACACGTTATCCAACTTTTTTCGGGTTCAGCCGTTCTCGTTGCTCGGACATAACGGTGAGATCAACACGGTGCGTAAATTGGGCGACGAAGCGCAAATGATCGGCGTTCCGCTCGCTGAAGGAGGAAGCGATTCACAAGATCTCAACCGGGTGATGGAAACACTGATTCATCGCTATGATTTTTCTTTGCTGGAAGCGATCGAAATGGTGTTTCCCCCGATTATCAACGAGATCCATCAGCTGCCGACTGAGTTGCAGGATCTCTATACCTACTACCGTCAAGCATGGGGACCGTTCGCCCAAGGTCCGGCGGGAATCGTTTCCCGTTACGGCGACGAATGCGCCTTCCGTGTCGACGCGCTCGGACTCCGTCCGCTGTGGATGTTGGAAAGCGAACGATGTTTGTATTTCTCTTCCGAGCAGGGCATCATTCCGGTTGATCGGATGGTGAGCGAGCCCAAACCGCTCGCACCGGGTGAAACCGTTGGTGTACGACTGGCACCGACCGTGACGTTTATCCCGAACCACGAGCTGCAACAGATCGTGCTGGAACGCGCCAAACAGCGTGCCGATTTCCAGGAATACCGGCAATATCTTTCCCAATTGCCCCACTCTTCCGCAACGCCGCAAGAAACGCAGCCTGCGACGGACCAAGCCTATGCCGCATTCGGATGGGATCGGGAACAGATTCAACTCGTGGAGCAGATGGCTGATACCGGCAGCGACCCAATTCGCTCGCTCGGGCATGACGGTCCTTTGGCCGCATTGTCCAAATCCCGGCAAAACATTCCCGACTACATCAAAGAAAGCGTCGCCGTCGTCACCAACCCAGCGATCGACCGCGAACGGGAGATGGAGCATTTCTCCACCCGGGTGGTGTTGGGACGCCGTCCGCTCCTGAACAAGAAAGAAACCAATACCTCCCTGCGCGTTGAATTGCCTTCCCCGGTTCTGGTGGAAGGTAACGACGGAGTCGAGCTTCAATCGTCGCATGGCACCCTATCCTATGAGTCGCTGGTGCAATCATTTGAAGAAAAAGGCTTGACGGAGCGCCTTTCGCTCTCCTATCCGCGCGGAAGCTCAATCAAGGAGCGGTTGGAACAGCTGGCTGAACAGGCGCTCAAAGCCGTACAGAGCGGCAAAAGCCTGTTGATCCTGGACGATGCAGGTTGCCATCAGGAGGATCGATTGTTCCTGGATCCGCACTTGGCCGTCTCCAAAGTGGATCAGGCACTCAAAGCCGCTCCGTGGCCGAAAGATGGCCAAAACTGGCGCCGCGAATGCAGCATCGTGCTCCGTTCGGCCGCCCTGCGCTCGTTGCACGATATCGCCATCGCCGTCGGTTTGGGCGCGGATGCGGTCAACCCGTACCTGATGTTCGCCACTATCGTCGGGAAAGAGAACAAGTCCGCCGCCAACCTGTTTGAGGCGATCAACAAAGGTTTGGAGAAAATTATCTCTACGATCGGAATTCACGAATTGCGCGGTTATGCACGGTTGTTCTCGTCGATCGGTCTGCATCCGGAAATCGCCGATGTGCTCAATATCGTCAACTACTGCGGTTCGGAGCGGGCCGGCACGTCTTGGAGCGACCTGGAAAAAGATGCGGAGGCTCGTTACGAGGATTATGCCTCCAACAAGGCGAAACCGGCCAAAACATTCCATCTCTGGCCGCGGGTATGGAAGTCGATCGGTCAAGTGGCCTCCGGCGCCATCTCCTATCGCGAATTTGCGGAAAAGTTGGAGGATCTGGAAAAGCAAAACCCGATCAGCTTGCGTCATGTGGCTGATCTGGACCTGGATCAGGCAACGCCGGTCGACCCGGATGAAGTGGACATCAGCGTGGGGGATCACGACCTGCCACTCGTGATATCGTCTATGTCGTTTGGTTCTCAACACGAAACCGCCTTCCGCGCATATGCCGAAGCGGCAGAACGGCTGAACATGGTCAGCCTCAACGGTGAAGGCGGAGAGATCAAAGACATGCTCGGCAAATATCCTCGTACGCGCGGACACCAGATCGCATCCGGCCGGTTCGGTGTCAACGTGGAGCTGGTCAACTCGGCTTTGCTGCTGGAGATCAAAATCGGGCAAGGCGCCAAACCGGGTGAAGGCGGACACCTGCCTGGGGTCAAGGTTTCCGAAAAAGTGGCCGCGGCGCGGAATGCTTCGCCCGGAGTTGACCTGATTTCACCGTCGAACAACCACGACATTTATTCGATCGAAGATTTGGCACAAATCATTACAGAGCTGAAAACAGCAAACAAATTCGCCAAAGTCATCGTCAAAGTGCCTATCGTTCCCAACATCGGCACGATTGCCGTCGGGATCGCCAAAGCGGGTGCGGACATCATCACCTTGAGCGGATTCGACGGCGGTACCGGTGCCGCACGGGTACACGCTCTGCAGCATGTGGGTCTGCCCGCGGAGATCGGTGTCAAAGCAGCCCACAATGCATTGGTGGAAGCCGGTATCCGCGATCAGGTGGAGCTGTGGGCGGACGGTGGACTGAAGAGCGGTTTGGACGTCATCAAAATGATGCTGCTCGGAGCCAACCGGATCGGGTTCGGTACCTTGGCAATGCTGGCCATCGGGTGCACGACTTGTCGCGGTTGTCATTTGGATACGTGCCACGTGGGGATCGCCACGCAGATCGAATCGATGGAGGAAGCGGAAGAAAAAGGTTTGCGTCGCTTCGTTCCGCGCGTATACGAAGATTCCGTCGAATCGCTGGTACGCCTGTTTTCTGCATTCGGCGAAGAAATCCGCAGCTTGACGGCAAAACTCGGATTTACGCGCACGCAAGACTTGGTCGGTCGCTCCGATTTGTTGAAACAAGTACGTGAATTGGAGCGCGTGGACCTGTCCGACCTGTTGCGCCCGATCGCGATTGATTGGAGACAGCCTGCAGCAAGTGAAATCGCCGTCACGTCGCAATCCGACGATTTCAAAGTGGCGGTAGGAGCAGAAGCCGAATCCATCTTGGCGGACAGGATCACGTTTGAGCGTCCGGTATCCGAATCGTATGAAGGTATCAACAGCACGGATCGCGTCATGGGAAGTCGGATCTCCGGTGCCCGTGTCCGCAACCGTCTGGACGGCAGCTATGCTCAGTTGCCGGAAGTATCACTCACGTTTAGACACGGCTCAATTCCGGGCAACGGTTTAGCGGCTTTCAACGCGGAAGGCATCCGTATGGTGGTTCATGGCGGCGCACAGGATGGTGTCGGCAAAACAGCGTTTGGTGGACGGGTGAGCATCCTGAAGTCGCCAGGTGCCAACGGCTTGATGATCAACGGATCGGTCGGAAAAAGCTTCTGCTACGGTGCACAAAAAGGTTTGTTCATCGTGCAGGGCAACGCCGACTCACGTGCGGGAATCCGCCTCTCCGGGGCCGATGTCATCATCGGTGGTGAGCCGAGCGAACCGATTCGCGACGATTTGGGCATGATCGCTGCGCGAGCCAATATCAAAGGTTTCGCCTTTGAATATATGACCAACGGCCGGGCCGTCGTGATGGGCGATCCCGGACCATGGATCTGTGCCGGCATGACCGGTGGTCGGGTTTACCTGCGACTGATTCCGGAGCTCGGTTTGGATCAACAAGCCCTGCAACGCCGGATCGCCAAAGGAGCCAAAGTCTCGTTGCAACCACTGGATGATCAGGGAGAACGAGACATCCGGGAGCTGTTGGGCTATTACCGGGAGGAGCTGGAACGTTCCGGTCAGCAAGCCGAAGCAGAGAAGGTAGCCCGACTCGTGGAAAACCCACGTGCATCGTTCATGCAAGTCATTCCTCACAAAGTGCAAGCCGATCCGTCCATTTCGACGGAATAA